A single window of Motacilla alba alba isolate MOTALB_02 chromosome 12, Motacilla_alba_V1.0_pri, whole genome shotgun sequence DNA harbors:
- the FAM3D gene encoding protein FAM3D yields MRVTSVIRAVVLLLTLLGTWLLMQTYFQHSWKAISLRSWLGASRKPSSEKLPRHKCGNQKSCPQNYFAFKIISGAANVVGPSICLEDLVLMSSVKNNIGRGLNIALVNGTTGKLLKTDAFDMYSGDVTKLQTFLQGIKHGTLVLTASYDDAATKMNDKVRAFFTELGSSHVGKLGFRDNWVFLGAKGLMNKSPFEKHIKNDKETNKYEGWPELLEMEGCAPRKMD; encoded by the exons ATGCGGGTAACAA GTGTGATCCGGGCCGTGGTGCTGCTCCTCACGCTGCTGGGCACGTGGCTCCTCATGCAGACCTacttccagcacagctggaaagccATCAGCCTGCGCAGCTGGCTCG GTGCCTCGAGGAAGCCCAGCA GTGAGAAGCTGCCCCGGCACAAGTGCGGGAACCAGAAGAGCTGCCCCCAGAATTATTTTGCCTTCAAGATCATCAGTGGTGCTGCAAATGTGGTGGGACCCTCGATCTGCCTTGAAGACTTGGT cctCATGAGCAGCGTGAAAAACAACATTGGCAGAGGCCTGAACATTGCACTGGTGAATG GAACAACTGGGAAGCTCCTGAAAACCGATGCCTTCGACATGTACTCTGGAG ATGTTACCAAGCTGCAGACCTTCCTCCAAGGGATCAAGCATGGCACCCTTGTGCTGACAGCAAGCTACGATGACGCTGCCACAAA GATGAATGACAAAGTACGGGCGTTTttcacagagctgggcagcagccacgTGGGCAAGCTGGGCTTCCGGGACAACTGGGTCTTCTTGGGAGCAAAAGGGCTGATGAACAAGAGCCCCTTTGAAAAG cacattAAAAATGATAAAGAGACAAATAAATACGAGGGCTGGCCTGAGCTGTTGGAGATGGAGGGCTGTGCCCCCAGGAAGATGGACTAG
- the FAM107A gene encoding actin-associated protein FAM107A isoform X1 codes for MGASHGKKKEYSLQSKGPNGSKKPGSGSSASMYTEIQRERPDGGNILTHPDYIDGNPDLIKPKKLLNPVKASKSHQELHRELLMNHKRGLGVDSKPELQRVLEHRRRDLLIKQKKEEEEAKKLQSPFEKELLKRHQRLDQLEKEQEKQEDHAPEFIKVKENLRRTSTVTGDEKAA; via the exons atgGGCGCGTCTCACGGCAAGAAG aaagaaTATTCCCTTCAGTCCAAGGGCCCAAATGGAAGCAAGAAGCCAGGGAGTGGCAGTTCAG catCAATGTACACGGAAATACAGCGGGAGCGACCAGATGGTGGGAATATCCTGACTCACCCAGACTACATAGATGGAAACCCAGACCTCATCAAACCTAAAAAGCTCCTAAATCCTGTGAAAGCCTCGAAAAGCCATcaagagctgcacagggagctgctgatgAACCACAAAAG AGGTTTGGGCGTGGACAGCAAGCCAGAGCTGCAACGAGTGCTCGAGCACCGACGACGAGACCTGCTCATCaaacagaagaaggaagaggaagaggcaAAGAAATTGCAGTCTCCTTTTGAAAAAGAGCTATTAAAGAGGCACCAGAGGCTGGATCAG ttggagaaggagcaggagaagcaggaagacCATGCACCAGAATTCATAAAAGTCAAGGAAAACCTGAGAAGAACATCAACAGTGACAGGGGATGAGAAAGCAGCATAG
- the FAM107A gene encoding actin-associated protein FAM107A isoform X2: MSWGTGQPLPAGLPRASLRKSASMYTEIQRERPDGGNILTHPDYIDGNPDLIKPKKLLNPVKASKSHQELHRELLMNHKRGLGVDSKPELQRVLEHRRRDLLIKQKKEEEEAKKLQSPFEKELLKRHQRLDQLEKEQEKQEDHAPEFIKVKENLRRTSTVTGDEKAA, from the exons atGTCgtggggcacagggcagcccctgcccgccGGGCTCCCCAGGGCCTCGCTGCGGAAATCAG catCAATGTACACGGAAATACAGCGGGAGCGACCAGATGGTGGGAATATCCTGACTCACCCAGACTACATAGATGGAAACCCAGACCTCATCAAACCTAAAAAGCTCCTAAATCCTGTGAAAGCCTCGAAAAGCCATcaagagctgcacagggagctgctgatgAACCACAAAAG AGGTTTGGGCGTGGACAGCAAGCCAGAGCTGCAACGAGTGCTCGAGCACCGACGACGAGACCTGCTCATCaaacagaagaaggaagaggaagaggcaAAGAAATTGCAGTCTCCTTTTGAAAAAGAGCTATTAAAGAGGCACCAGAGGCTGGATCAG ttggagaaggagcaggagaagcaggaagacCATGCACCAGAATTCATAAAAGTCAAGGAAAACCTGAGAAGAACATCAACAGTGACAGGGGATGAGAAAGCAGCATAG